Proteins co-encoded in one Kocuria flava genomic window:
- a CDS encoding glycoside hydrolase family 13 protein — protein sequence MSSTDQHPRADARTAPAWWTDAVVYQIYPRSFADSDGDGIGDLGGVTAHLDHLQELGVDVLWLSPVYRSPQDDNGYDISDYQDIDPAFGTLEQFDELLAAVHARGMKLVMDLVVNHTSDEHPWFVEARSSPDSPKRDWYWWRPPRRGMAAGAPGAEPTNWVSFFSGPAWELDPASGEYYLHLFSRKQPDLNWENPAVRAAVHAMMRWWLDRGVDGFRMDVINMISKAIDDDGALHDGPPVAGTPYGDGSGSYLCGPRIHEFLQEMHREVFAGRDAELITVGEMPGVTVEQARLFTDPARAEVDMVFQFEHVGLDHGPGGKFDPRPLRLTDLKASLGRWQEGLEDVGWNSLYWNNHDQPRAVSRFGDDSPEHRVASATCLATLLHLHRGTPYVYQGEELGMANAPFGSIEDFRDIESVNHFRHAVAAGADPGTVLDGLRRAGRDNARTPVQWTGGEHAGFTTGTPWIGVNPDHVTVNAEAQRADPSSVLHHYRRLIALRHTEPVVALGDFTMLVPGHEQVYAFTRRLGDVELLVLCNVSGQEVRLDLPGADGWAGTEMVLGNRAGVVAPGDEGRLQSWEARVHRRVLGGPDGC from the coding sequence ATGAGCAGCACGGACCAGCACCCGCGGGCGGACGCCCGCACGGCCCCCGCCTGGTGGACGGACGCGGTCGTCTACCAGATCTACCCCCGCTCCTTCGCCGACTCGGACGGCGACGGGATCGGCGACCTCGGCGGCGTCACCGCCCACCTGGACCACCTGCAGGAGCTGGGGGTGGACGTCCTCTGGCTCTCCCCCGTCTACCGGTCCCCCCAGGACGACAACGGCTACGACATCAGCGACTACCAGGACATCGACCCCGCCTTCGGCACCCTCGAGCAGTTCGACGAGCTGCTCGCGGCCGTCCACGCCCGCGGCATGAAGCTGGTGATGGACCTGGTGGTCAACCACACCTCCGACGAGCACCCCTGGTTCGTGGAGGCCCGTTCCTCCCCCGACTCCCCGAAGCGGGACTGGTACTGGTGGCGGCCCCCGCGCCGGGGCATGGCGGCCGGCGCACCCGGGGCGGAGCCGACGAACTGGGTCAGCTTCTTCTCCGGCCCCGCCTGGGAGCTCGATCCGGCCTCCGGCGAGTACTACCTGCACCTGTTCTCCCGCAAGCAGCCGGACCTCAACTGGGAGAACCCCGCGGTGCGGGCGGCCGTGCACGCCATGATGCGCTGGTGGCTGGACCGCGGGGTGGACGGCTTCCGCATGGACGTGATCAACATGATCAGCAAGGCCATCGACGACGACGGGGCCCTGCACGACGGGCCGCCGGTGGCCGGCACCCCGTACGGCGACGGGTCCGGGTCCTACCTCTGCGGCCCCCGCATCCACGAGTTCCTCCAGGAGATGCACCGGGAGGTCTTCGCCGGGCGGGACGCCGAGCTGATCACGGTGGGCGAGATGCCCGGGGTCACCGTCGAGCAGGCCCGGCTGTTCACCGACCCGGCCCGGGCGGAGGTGGACATGGTCTTCCAGTTCGAGCACGTCGGCCTCGACCACGGCCCCGGCGGGAAGTTCGACCCGCGCCCGCTGCGCCTGACGGACCTGAAGGCCTCCCTGGGCCGGTGGCAGGAGGGGCTGGAGGACGTGGGCTGGAACTCCCTGTACTGGAACAACCACGACCAGCCCCGCGCGGTCTCCCGCTTCGGCGACGACTCCCCCGAGCACCGGGTCGCCTCGGCCACGTGCCTGGCCACGCTGCTGCACCTGCACCGCGGCACGCCCTACGTGTACCAGGGCGAGGAGCTGGGCATGGCCAACGCCCCCTTCGGGTCGATCGAGGACTTCCGCGACATCGAGTCGGTCAACCACTTCCGCCACGCCGTGGCCGCCGGCGCCGACCCCGGCACGGTGCTGGACGGGCTGCGCCGGGCCGGCCGGGACAACGCCCGCACCCCGGTCCAGTGGACCGGCGGCGAGCACGCCGGGTTCACCACGGGCACCCCCTGGATCGGGGTCAACCCGGACCACGTCACGGTCAACGCCGAGGCCCAGCGCGCCGATCCCTCCTCGGTGCTGCACCACTACCGGCGCCTGATCGCGCTGCGCCACACCGAGCCCGTCGTCGCCCTGGGCGACTTCACGATGCTCGTGCCCGGCCACGAGCAGGTCTACGCCTTCACCCGCCGCCTCGGCGACGTGGAGCTGCTGGTCCTGTGCAACGTCTCCGGGCAGGAGGTCCGTCTCGACCTGCCCGGCGCCGACGGCTGGGCCGGCACCGAGATGGTGCTCGGCAACCGCGCCGGCGTCGTCGCCCCCGGCGACGAGGGGCGGCTGCAGTCGTGGGAGGCCCGCGTGCACCGGCGGGTCCTGGGCGGCCCGGACGGATGCTGA
- a CDS encoding TadE family type IV pilus minor pilin, which produces MLLPALVLLLAVLLAAAAAGVDLIRYEEAARASARAAARGESTAVVRTTALRLAGDGAAVAVARDARTTTVTVSGPAPGVLGQWGGWRLSAEASAATETAPPAGSPGG; this is translated from the coding sequence GTGCTGCTGCCCGCGCTCGTGCTGCTGCTGGCCGTCCTCCTGGCGGCGGCGGCAGCCGGGGTGGACCTGATCCGCTACGAGGAGGCCGCCCGGGCCTCCGCCCGCGCCGCCGCGCGCGGGGAGTCCACCGCGGTGGTCCGCACCACCGCCCTGCGCCTGGCCGGGGACGGCGCCGCCGTGGCCGTCGCCCGGGACGCCCGGACCACCACCGTCACCGTCTCCGGGCCGGCCCCCGGCGTGCTCGGGCAGTGGGGCGGGTGGCGGCTCAGCGCCGAGGCCTCCGCCGCGACCGAGACCGCACCCCCGGCCGGGAGCCCCGGTGGCTGA
- a CDS encoding Rv3654c family TadE-like protein — protein MADPRPGRRAGRGRGRHDRGSGTVHVLGLTAVLAVLLLAVLLLAQAGAAAHRAGRAADLAALAAADTARGLAPGDPCGTAQRVARQNGAELVLCRLVEPERVVVDVRTTVALRGPAAALGPATGLARAGPPEHLP, from the coding sequence GTGGCTGACCCGCGCCCGGGACGTCGCGCCGGACGGGGCCGCGGCCGGCACGACCGCGGCAGCGGCACCGTGCACGTCCTGGGCCTGACCGCCGTGCTCGCCGTGCTGCTGCTCGCGGTGCTCCTGCTGGCCCAGGCCGGCGCCGCCGCCCACCGCGCCGGGCGGGCGGCGGACCTCGCCGCGCTCGCGGCCGCCGACACCGCCCGCGGGCTCGCCCCGGGCGACCCCTGCGGCACCGCCCAGCGGGTGGCCCGGCAGAACGGCGCGGAGCTCGTGCTGTGCCGGCTGGTCGAGCCGGAGCGCGTCGTCGTCGACGTCCGCACGACCGTGGCCCTGCGCGGTCCCGCCGCGGCCCTCGGCCCGGCCACCGGCCTGGCCCGCGCCGGCCCGCCGGAGCACCTCCCGTGA
- a CDS encoding type II secretion system F family protein, which produces MSAVLLGCAVLGCCLGAAVLAGPSRRRLRPAPAAAGEPGPVRRLRARLLRDPAAEAAEWPALLRRLAALLEAGRSPAAAFEAAGPLAAATATARHVGGLCTAVAAAARLGLTVSAALAAAPAPALGRHDLDRRAVAATAELALCWDVAERTGAPLTQLLGGLAGALEAEIDAEAARTSALAGPRSTVRILAWLPVLGLGLGTLMGADPLVTLLTTPWGLAALVAGAALTAAGRVWTRALIVRAEAVEAR; this is translated from the coding sequence GTGAGCGCCGTGCTGCTGGGCTGCGCCGTGCTGGGCTGCTGCCTGGGCGCCGCCGTGCTCGCCGGTCCGTCCCGGCGCAGGCTCCGCCCCGCCCCGGCCGCGGCGGGGGAGCCCGGGCCCGTCCGCCGGCTGCGGGCCCGGCTGCTGCGGGACCCGGCCGCCGAGGCCGCCGAGTGGCCCGCGCTGCTGCGCCGGCTCGCGGCCCTGCTCGAGGCCGGGCGCTCCCCGGCCGCCGCGTTCGAGGCCGCGGGACCCCTCGCCGCGGCCACGGCCACCGCCCGGCACGTCGGCGGCCTGTGCACGGCCGTCGCCGCCGCGGCCCGGCTGGGCCTGACCGTCTCGGCGGCCCTGGCCGCCGCTCCCGCCCCGGCACTGGGTCGTCACGACCTCGACCGGCGGGCGGTCGCGGCCACCGCCGAGCTCGCCCTGTGCTGGGACGTCGCCGAGCGCACCGGCGCCCCGCTCACGCAGCTGCTCGGCGGGCTGGCCGGCGCCCTCGAGGCGGAGATCGACGCCGAAGCCGCCCGCACCAGCGCCCTGGCCGGGCCGCGCTCGACCGTGCGGATCCTGGCCTGGCTGCCCGTGCTGGGCCTCGGCCTGGGCACGCTGATGGGTGCCGACCCCCTCGTGACGCTGCTGACCACCCCGTGGGGCCTGGCCGCGCTGGTTGCCGGTGCTGCGCTGACCGCCGCCGGCCGGGTCTGGACCCGGGCCCTGATCGTCCGCGCCGAGGCGGTGGAGGCCCGGTGA
- a CDS encoding DUF4244 domain-containing protein, whose protein sequence is MSRTTSLSPRTSRPPAPPAAPAGRGGPDPHRPHGRALRAADPDLGASTVEYAMVVLAAAAFGGVMAAVLASGQVRELLTALITKALGV, encoded by the coding sequence ATGTCCCGCACCACGTCCCTCAGCCCCCGCACCTCCCGTCCTCCGGCCCCTCCGGCGGCCCCGGCCGGCCGGGGCGGGCCCGACCCGCACCGGCCGCACGGACGCGCCCTGCGCGCGGCCGATCCCGACCTCGGGGCCAGCACCGTGGAGTACGCCATGGTCGTCCTGGCCGCGGCGGCCTTCGGCGGCGTCATGGCCGCCGTGCTCGCCTCGGGCCAGGTCCGCGAGCTGCTGACCGCCCTGATCACCAAGGCGCTGGGCGTCTGA
- a CDS encoding bifunctional 3'-5' exonuclease/DNA polymerase, with protein MHIVVAADEAAGGHRLQVLTGSGEPDGAELTVPAGGLPGVVAQHEAAARQAGTTPPRWTWERTAAVYPGLLAAGVRVERCHDLRLVQAVLATAATAHGSGAGGPLPYLPVLGPLPADEAPGLLPPPRPGPEQAGLFDLPRAAGPGTAVLAAELRAQLGAVAGAADPRGLTVLLAAESQGALVAAEMQHEGLPWREDVHRRILAEALGPEPAPGRRPERMERTVERVREVLHAPGLNPDSPQELLRALRAAGVDVASTRQWELVEWARSVPSLAARRQALIEPVLEHKKQARLLGANGWHWLETWVHEGRFHPEYVVGGVVTGRWAARGGGALQIPHVVRDAVRADPGRVLVVADAAQLEPRVLAALAGDDALAAASRGRDLYQAIADLGEERGSELTERPQAKLAMLGAMYGATTGQSGRLMPHLARMFPRAVDYVERAARVGETGGQVRTHLGRWSPPPGPEWDAAQRETGTAEGERRAGALARAQGRFTRNFVVQGTAAEWALCWLGSLRTALVREGLDARLVFFLHDEIVLHCAQADADRAARLVREAAAQAGRIVFGRIPVEFPVTVAVVCSYAEAK; from the coding sequence ATGCACATCGTGGTGGCGGCGGACGAGGCCGCCGGCGGGCACCGGCTCCAGGTGCTGACCGGCTCGGGCGAGCCGGACGGCGCCGAGCTCACCGTGCCCGCCGGCGGGCTGCCGGGCGTCGTCGCGCAGCACGAGGCGGCCGCCCGGCAGGCGGGCACGACCCCGCCGCGCTGGACCTGGGAGCGCACCGCGGCCGTCTACCCGGGGCTGCTGGCCGCCGGGGTGCGCGTGGAGCGCTGCCACGACCTGCGCCTGGTCCAGGCCGTCCTGGCCACCGCGGCCACGGCCCACGGCTCCGGGGCCGGCGGGCCGCTGCCCTACCTCCCCGTCCTCGGGCCGCTGCCCGCGGACGAGGCGCCGGGGCTGCTGCCGCCCCCGCGCCCGGGCCCCGAGCAGGCGGGGCTCTTCGACCTGCCCCGGGCCGCCGGGCCCGGGACCGCGGTGCTGGCCGCGGAGCTGCGGGCCCAGCTCGGGGCCGTGGCCGGGGCCGCCGACCCCCGCGGGCTGACCGTGCTGCTGGCCGCCGAGTCGCAGGGGGCGCTGGTCGCCGCCGAGATGCAGCACGAGGGCCTCCCGTGGCGGGAGGACGTGCACCGGCGGATCCTCGCCGAGGCCCTCGGCCCCGAGCCGGCCCCGGGGCGGCGGCCCGAGCGGATGGAGCGCACCGTCGAGCGGGTGCGCGAGGTCCTGCACGCCCCCGGGCTCAACCCGGACTCCCCGCAGGAGCTGCTGCGGGCCCTGCGCGCGGCCGGGGTCGACGTCGCGAGCACCCGCCAGTGGGAGCTGGTCGAGTGGGCCCGGTCGGTCCCGTCGCTGGCGGCCCGGCGGCAGGCGCTGATCGAGCCCGTCCTCGAGCACAAGAAGCAGGCCCGGCTGCTCGGGGCCAACGGCTGGCACTGGCTGGAGACCTGGGTGCACGAGGGCCGGTTCCACCCCGAGTACGTCGTCGGCGGGGTCGTCACCGGCCGCTGGGCCGCCCGCGGCGGCGGCGCCCTGCAGATTCCCCATGTGGTGCGCGACGCCGTGCGCGCCGATCCCGGCCGGGTGCTCGTCGTCGCCGACGCCGCCCAGCTCGAGCCCCGGGTGCTGGCGGCCCTCGCCGGGGACGACGCCCTCGCGGCGGCCTCCCGCGGGCGCGACCTCTACCAGGCGATCGCCGACCTCGGCGAGGAGCGCGGCTCGGAGCTCACCGAGCGCCCGCAGGCCAAGCTGGCGATGCTCGGGGCGATGTACGGGGCCACCACCGGGCAGTCCGGGCGGCTGATGCCCCACCTGGCCCGGATGTTCCCGCGCGCCGTGGACTACGTGGAGCGCGCCGCCCGGGTCGGGGAGACCGGCGGGCAGGTCCGCACCCACCTGGGCCGGTGGTCCCCGCCCCCGGGCCCGGAGTGGGACGCCGCCCAGCGGGAGACGGGCACCGCCGAGGGCGAGCGCCGCGCCGGGGCGCTGGCGCGCGCGCAGGGCCGGTTCACCCGCAACTTCGTGGTCCAGGGCACGGCCGCGGAGTGGGCGCTGTGCTGGCTGGGGAGCCTGCGCACGGCCCTGGTGCGGGAGGGCCTGGACGCGCGGCTCGTGTTCTTCCTGCACGACGAGATCGTGCTGCACTGCGCGCAGGCCGACGCCGACCGGGCCGCGCGGCTCGTGCGGGAGGCCGCCGCGCAGGCCGGCCGGATCGTCTTCGGCCGGATCCCGGTGGAGTTCCCGGTGACGGTCGCGGTCGTGTGCTCCTACGCCGAGGCGAAGTGA
- a CDS encoding DEAD/DEAH box helicase, which produces MPSSDHASLIPLLGRGDAPEQVRHVRELPEREAVTAPWPEHLHPDVVAAWERLGVHRPYLHQVQAMLAPRHVVVATGTASGKSLAYQAPVADAVHRGRLAALAHPGVVHHPDEATALYLSPTKALAADQLGGLRALGLPGLRAATYDGDTDPAERRWVREHADVVLCNPDMLHHGVLPNHARWSRFFRRLRYVVVDEAHSYRGVFGSHVALLMRRLRRVCRRYGADPVFVGASATSAAPHASFARLIGAPEAEVTPVTEDFSPHGPVTVVLWEPEHTGGVGENDAPVRRTAVAEAADMLTDLVLHRVRTIAFITSRRGAETIAQIAHRQLEEMDPSLAHRVAAYRSGFLPEERRALEQALRDGRLLGIASTSALELGIDVAGLDAVVVAGWPGTRASFFQQIGRAGRAGQEALAAFVAGDDPLDTYLVNHPEAIFDTDVEATVLDPTNPYVLAPHLCAAAAEQPLRAEEVAAFGPTAPEVLSSLERSGHLRRRPTGWFWTAAESAAGLVSLRSGAGGPVRIVETGTGTVLGTVDAGQAHYQAHPGAVYVHQGRTYVVDDLDEEGAVAAVTRAHPDYYTTARDLTQVTVVAEEQAQRWGAVTVHLGRVQVTTKVVSFQRKAVVSNEVLGEEPLDLEARDLFTRSVWFTVPPAVLAGAGVEEPDVPGSLHAAEHAAIGLLPLLASCDRWDVGGLSTALHADTELPTVFVYDGHPGGAGFAERGYDTAATWLRATRDAISSCECEHGCPSCVQSPKCGNRNNPLDKQGAVRLIDALLADAPA; this is translated from the coding sequence GTGCCGTCCTCCGACCACGCCTCCCTGATCCCCCTGCTCGGCCGCGGCGACGCGCCCGAGCAGGTGCGCCACGTCCGGGAGCTGCCGGAGCGCGAGGCCGTGACGGCGCCCTGGCCGGAGCACCTGCACCCGGACGTGGTCGCGGCCTGGGAGCGGCTCGGCGTGCACCGGCCCTACCTGCACCAGGTCCAGGCGATGCTGGCGCCCCGCCACGTCGTCGTCGCCACCGGCACCGCCTCGGGCAAGTCCCTGGCCTACCAGGCCCCGGTCGCCGACGCGGTGCACCGCGGGCGCCTCGCCGCCCTCGCCCACCCCGGGGTCGTCCACCACCCCGACGAGGCGACCGCCCTGTACCTGTCCCCCACCAAGGCGCTGGCCGCCGACCAGCTCGGCGGGCTGCGCGCCCTCGGCCTGCCGGGGCTGCGCGCGGCGACCTACGACGGCGACACCGACCCCGCCGAGCGCCGGTGGGTGCGGGAGCACGCGGACGTTGTGCTGTGCAACCCGGACATGCTCCACCACGGGGTGCTGCCCAACCACGCCCGCTGGTCCCGGTTCTTCCGGCGGCTGCGCTACGTGGTCGTCGACGAGGCCCACTCCTACCGCGGGGTCTTCGGCTCGCACGTGGCGCTGCTGATGCGCCGGCTGCGCCGGGTCTGCCGCCGCTACGGGGCGGATCCCGTGTTCGTCGGCGCCTCCGCGACCTCCGCGGCACCGCACGCGTCCTTCGCCCGGCTGATCGGCGCCCCGGAGGCCGAGGTGACCCCGGTGACCGAGGACTTCTCCCCGCACGGGCCCGTGACCGTGGTGCTGTGGGAGCCCGAGCACACCGGCGGGGTCGGGGAGAACGACGCCCCCGTCCGGCGCACGGCCGTGGCCGAGGCCGCCGACATGCTCACCGACCTCGTGCTGCACCGGGTGCGCACCATCGCGTTCATCACGTCCCGGCGCGGGGCGGAGACGATCGCCCAGATCGCCCACCGCCAGCTCGAGGAGATGGACCCCTCGCTCGCCCACCGGGTCGCCGCCTACCGCTCCGGGTTCCTGCCCGAGGAGCGCCGGGCCCTCGAGCAGGCGCTGCGCGACGGGCGGCTGCTGGGGATCGCCAGCACCTCCGCGCTCGAGCTGGGCATCGACGTGGCGGGGCTGGACGCCGTCGTCGTCGCGGGCTGGCCGGGCACGCGGGCGTCCTTCTTCCAGCAGATCGGGCGGGCCGGCCGGGCCGGCCAGGAGGCGCTGGCGGCGTTCGTGGCCGGGGACGACCCGCTCGACACCTACCTGGTCAACCACCCGGAGGCGATCTTCGACACCGACGTCGAGGCGACCGTCCTGGACCCGACGAACCCCTACGTGCTGGCCCCCCACCTGTGCGCGGCCGCCGCGGAGCAGCCGCTGCGCGCCGAGGAGGTCGCCGCCTTCGGGCCGACGGCCCCGGAGGTCCTGTCCTCCCTCGAGCGCAGCGGCCACCTGCGCCGCCGCCCGACGGGGTGGTTCTGGACGGCCGCGGAGTCGGCCGCGGGGCTGGTCTCGCTGCGCTCGGGGGCCGGCGGCCCGGTCCGGATCGTCGAGACGGGCACGGGCACGGTCCTCGGCACGGTCGACGCGGGCCAGGCCCACTACCAGGCCCACCCGGGGGCGGTGTACGTGCACCAGGGCCGCACCTACGTCGTCGACGACCTCGACGAGGAGGGGGCCGTCGCGGCCGTCACCCGGGCGCACCCGGACTACTACACGACGGCCCGGGACCTCACCCAGGTCACCGTGGTCGCCGAGGAGCAGGCGCAGCGGTGGGGCGCCGTCACCGTCCACCTCGGCCGGGTGCAGGTGACCACGAAGGTGGTCTCCTTCCAGCGCAAGGCGGTCGTCTCCAACGAGGTGCTCGGCGAGGAGCCCCTCGACCTCGAGGCCCGCGACCTGTTCACCCGCTCGGTGTGGTTCACGGTGCCGCCGGCGGTGCTCGCGGGCGCGGGCGTCGAGGAGCCCGACGTCCCCGGGTCCCTGCACGCCGCCGAGCACGCCGCGATCGGGCTGCTGCCGCTCCTGGCCTCGTGCGACCGGTGGGACGTGGGCGGGCTCTCGACCGCCCTGCACGCGGACACGGAGCTGCCCACGGTCTTCGTCTACGACGGCCACCCCGGGGGCGCGGGCTTCGCCGAGCGCGGCTACGACACGGCCGCCACCTGGCTGCGGGCCACCCGGGACGCGATCTCCTCGTGCGAGTGCGAGCACGGCTGCCCCTCCTGCGTGCAGTCGCCCAAGTGCGGCAACCGCAACAACCCGCTCGACAAGCAGGGCGCGGTGCGCCTGATCGACGCCCTGCTGGCGGACGCCCCGGCCTGA
- a CDS encoding type II secretion system F family protein: MSALAAPAAGALLLAAAAVALLPPRPRLPGLDRGTGGPGRGPQPHVSAGVLVELTAAMLDAGLPLAEAVDVLAGGPADRAALRAAGAGLRLGLPWETAWAAAGELPPHLEDYRRALAFAATSGAPSARGLRAQGAQVRRAAYRRAERAAETLAVRLVLPLGLCSLPAFVCWGVLPVLLGLVPEVLR, translated from the coding sequence GTGAGCGCCCTCGCCGCCCCCGCCGCCGGAGCGCTGCTGCTCGCCGCCGCGGCCGTGGCCCTGCTGCCGCCCCGCCCGCGCCTGCCCGGCCTGGACCGCGGCACGGGCGGGCCGGGCCGCGGCCCGCAGCCCCACGTGTCCGCGGGCGTGCTCGTCGAGCTGACCGCCGCGATGCTCGACGCCGGGCTGCCGCTGGCCGAGGCCGTGGACGTGCTCGCCGGCGGGCCGGCGGACCGGGCCGCGCTGCGCGCCGCCGGCGCCGGGCTGCGCCTTGGCCTGCCCTGGGAGACGGCGTGGGCCGCCGCGGGGGAGCTGCCGCCGCACCTCGAGGACTACCGCCGGGCCCTCGCCTTCGCCGCGACCTCGGGGGCGCCCTCGGCCCGCGGGCTGCGGGCCCAGGGCGCCCAGGTGCGCCGGGCGGCCTACCGCCGCGCCGAGCGGGCCGCCGAGACCCTGGCGGTGCGCCTCGTGCTCCCGCTCGGGCTGTGCTCCCTGCCGGCGTTCGTCTGCTGGGGCGTGCTGCCCGTCCTGCTCGGGCTGGTCCCGGAGGTGCTCCGGTGA
- the ssd gene encoding septum site-determining protein Ssd — translation MSTSAATASPSRPAGPDRVRTVRLTGDDEALRGVVEHVCAAAGARLLPAPGAGGAPPEGGPAADLELLDVRAAAGPARPGTVLVGRSEDPGLWDRAAELGGCPVAVLPEAAGWLAERVAGADPGAGGGPGGGRVLGVLGAVGGAGTSTLACWLADGAAGGARPAVLVDADREGCGIDVLLGTEEQDGLRWPDLLRVAGPVHAEQLWPALARTGPLRWLSWDRSLPGDGPAPYPGVLEALRRAAGLVVVDLGRCAPEAAATAALCDEVLVVAPRTVRGVLAARRAAALLGPVPARLVPAGLDVADVDDAFAAATTGLAVAGPLRFAGSVPGAAETGRLLEAGRARRTARDVARLLRATGVLA, via the coding sequence ATGAGCACGAGCGCCGCCACCGCCTCCCCGTCCCGTCCCGCGGGCCCCGACCGGGTCCGCACCGTCCGGCTGACCGGCGACGACGAGGCCCTGCGCGGCGTCGTCGAGCACGTCTGCGCCGCCGCCGGGGCCCGGCTGCTGCCGGCCCCCGGGGCCGGGGGCGCCCCGCCGGAGGGCGGCCCGGCCGCGGACCTGGAGCTGCTGGACGTCCGCGCCGCCGCGGGCCCGGCCCGACCCGGCACCGTGCTGGTGGGCCGGTCCGAGGACCCCGGGCTGTGGGACCGGGCGGCCGAGCTCGGCGGGTGCCCCGTGGCCGTGCTGCCCGAGGCCGCGGGGTGGCTCGCCGAGCGCGTGGCCGGGGCCGACCCCGGGGCGGGCGGCGGGCCCGGCGGCGGGCGCGTCCTGGGGGTGCTGGGCGCGGTCGGCGGGGCGGGGACCTCCACCCTGGCCTGCTGGCTGGCGGACGGCGCCGCGGGCGGGGCCCGCCCGGCCGTGCTCGTCGACGCCGACCGCGAGGGCTGCGGGATCGACGTGCTGCTGGGCACGGAGGAGCAGGACGGCCTGCGCTGGCCGGACCTGCTGCGCGTGGCCGGGCCCGTGCACGCCGAGCAGCTGTGGCCGGCCCTGGCCCGGACCGGGCCGCTGCGCTGGCTCTCGTGGGACCGCTCCCTCCCCGGGGACGGCCCCGCCCCCTACCCGGGCGTCCTCGAGGCGCTGCGCCGGGCGGCGGGCCTCGTCGTCGTCGACCTGGGCCGGTGCGCCCCGGAGGCCGCGGCCACCGCGGCGCTGTGCGACGAGGTGCTCGTCGTCGCGCCCCGCACCGTGCGCGGGGTCCTCGCCGCCCGGCGCGCCGCGGCCCTGCTGGGCCCCGTCCCCGCCCGGCTCGTGCCCGCCGGGCTCGACGTCGCCGACGTCGACGACGCCTTCGCCGCCGCGACGACCGGGCTGGCGGTCGCCGGGCCGCTGCGCTTCGCCGGCTCCGTGCCCGGGGCCGCCGAGACGGGACGGCTGCTCGAGGCCGGCCGCGCCCGGCGCACCGCCCGGGACGTCGCACGCCTGCTGCGCGCGACGGGGGTGCTCGCGTGA
- a CDS encoding TadA family conjugal transfer-associated ATPase, whose translation MSAGDDALLADVRDRLLARPGPVTDADIAAAVRAGGRVLGAAGTLRAVRAVRAELTGLGPLEPLLPARGLTDVYVNGPDRVWVETAEGTRQVPSPFADDAEVRALAVRLVTAAGRRLDAAHPCADVQSAAGYRVHAVLPPVSTGGTLLSVRFRSPAGLGLEDLVAAGTLHPRTAELLLGALRCRAGFLVSGATGAGKTTVLDALLSACPAHERIVLIEDAAELRPAHPHVVGLQARHANAEGAGRIDLADLVREALRMRPDRLVVGECRGAEVRELLTALNTGHAGAGTVHANSAAAVPARLAALGALAGMSREAVALQAASALDLVVHVERTGGRREVRSLELLRERDGVLGTVPAAVQTGARLEPGPGWDALCRLLDRPLRDAAEPAPPDRGPRS comes from the coding sequence GTGAGCGCCGGGGACGACGCGCTCCTGGCCGACGTCCGCGACCGCCTGCTCGCCCGGCCCGGACCGGTCACGGACGCCGACATCGCCGCGGCCGTGCGCGCCGGCGGGCGGGTGCTCGGCGCCGCCGGGACGCTGCGGGCCGTCCGCGCGGTGCGGGCGGAGCTCACGGGCCTCGGCCCCCTCGAGCCGCTGCTGCCCGCCCGCGGCCTCACCGACGTCTACGTCAACGGCCCCGACCGCGTCTGGGTCGAGACCGCCGAGGGCACCCGGCAGGTGCCCTCGCCCTTCGCCGACGACGCCGAGGTCCGGGCCCTGGCCGTGCGCCTCGTGACCGCCGCCGGGCGCCGGCTCGACGCCGCCCACCCCTGCGCCGACGTCCAGTCCGCCGCCGGGTACCGGGTCCACGCCGTGCTCCCGCCCGTCTCCACCGGCGGCACCCTGCTCTCCGTGCGCTTCCGCAGCCCCGCCGGGCTGGGCCTCGAGGACCTCGTGGCCGCCGGGACGCTCCACCCCCGCACCGCCGAGCTGCTGCTCGGGGCCCTGCGCTGCCGGGCCGGCTTCCTGGTCAGCGGCGCGACCGGGGCGGGCAAGACCACCGTGCTCGACGCCCTGCTCTCGGCCTGCCCCGCCCACGAGCGGATCGTGCTCATCGAGGACGCCGCCGAGCTGCGCCCCGCCCACCCCCACGTGGTCGGGCTGCAGGCCCGGCACGCCAACGCGGAGGGGGCCGGGCGGATCGACCTCGCCGACCTCGTGCGCGAGGCGCTGCGCATGCGCCCCGACCGGCTGGTCGTCGGCGAGTGCCGCGGGGCCGAGGTCCGGGAGCTGCTCACGGCGCTGAACACCGGCCACGCGGGGGCGGGGACCGTCCACGCCAACTCCGCCGCCGCGGTCCCCGCCCGCCTCGCGGCCCTGGGCGCGCTGGCCGGGATGAGCCGGGAGGCCGTGGCCCTGCAGGCCGCCAGCGCCCTCGACCTCGTCGTGCACGTCGAGCGCACCGGCGGGCGGCGCGAGGTGCGCTCCCTGGAGCTGCTGCGGGAGCGCGACGGCGTGCTGGGCACGGTGCCCGCGGCCGTGCAGACCGGGGCCCGGCTGGAGCCGGGCCCCGGGTGGGACGCCCTGTGCCGGCTGCTGGACCGGCCCCTCCGGGACGCCGCCGAGCCCGCCCCGCCCGACCGGGGGCCGCGGTCGTGA